Proteins encoded within one genomic window of Mya arenaria isolate MELC-2E11 chromosome 13, ASM2691426v1:
- the LOC128214184 gene encoding uncharacterized protein LOC128214184, producing the protein MDCGLNMDIRNSDKTSFVGRTNYFTELNSAWIDYKVFGIYGLKAIGKSSYFKHFLKFKRGEAHFFDLTTKQTIRSLYISICSSFAEKPDELAICCSNNYWIEHILDIIQEVPKDVTIVFDNAEDVIDGPLVEKFLRLCTTLIEHSKAKIVITSTTKVIFTKHSNIYFTQEILPLTPDESKILFSVAAPDVDLGSYRDTIVELSEGLPLLILLIASELEADGGHVSPEEMVGLLLECRLQTISNSHAHTRVDVLYRCFILRLQEVHRDYLVTLDYIPGSFTSRHATILLDVGTEAKTKQFALKPIRDRHMLRYESDSRRFNIQGILREVITTNFVIKNLADVKSRYIRLFCGVMKDIADKMGTSEYTKAIAEFSMEQPNLRKLLWEVDDTKQDTYHFFIEIASSCTELIEKYMADQSDAFYGGCLELADKYGKDKDKVSVYIAVGSVETLTKGNLQVGEKNFLKALRVLKKYEDKHQMAVVYKKLGWIAFKQGFCARAVELCQKSLGIFQLGRDEYELITLENLSIMASAWTVLGEFDLAEKYHNCCLKRRERRFGKTSAAVGKSLNNIGILFEKKGNHQKAYTLFMKGLNMKRIGQTETLSIVYSLSNVANCLINIGRSDEAHEHIDEAIDILNKERVPMLDGLSLVRHTKGKIYAKENRFKEAYSAFSESINISRTSELKGFVWMERLLDLARLQQRRKQYKACIKTLAEALSFQEEITKCMEHSFDIINCLKCLAEVCKETKDKSKYIQTLYSMEKECIRLEQVCKKYGNKVWTDEVQRELNNTQAELKQLDKLAKTYTNK; encoded by the exons ATGGACTGCGGTTTAAATATGGATATTCGCAATAGTGATAAAACAAGTTTTGTTGGAAGAACAAACTATTTTACAGAATTAAACAGTGCTTGGATTGATTACAAAGTATTTGGAATATACGGACTAAAAGCGATAGGGAAATCAAGCTACTTTAAACATTTCCTGAAATTTAAACGAGGTGAAGCTCATTTCTTTGATCTAACCACTAAGCAGACTATTCGTTCTTTATACATATCTATTTGCTCATCTTTTGCTGAAAAACCAGACGAACTCGCAATTTGTTGCAGCAACAATTATTGGATAGAACACATCCTTGATATAATCCAAGAAGTACCAAAGGACGTCACTATAGTGTTTGACAATGCTGAAGATGTGATCGATGGTCCTTTAGTCGAAAAGTTTCTGCGATTATGCACAACATTGATAGAACATAGTAAAGCCAAAATAGTGATTACATCTACAACTAAagttatatttacaaaacacaGTAATATTTACTTTACACAAGAGATCCTGCCGTTAACACCAGACGAGTCAAAAATTCTCTTCTCAGTGGCTGCTCCAGATGTTGATTTGGGTTCGTACAGAGATACCATCGTTGAATTAAGTGAGGGATTACCACTTCTCATACTTCTAATTGCATCAGAATTAGAGGCAGATGGAGGGCATGTTTCGCCAGAAGAAATGGTGGGGTTGTTGCTAGAATGCCGTCTACAGACCATTAGCAATAGTCATGCACACACGAGAGTTG ATGTTTTGTACAGATGTTTCATTCTCCGACTGCAAGAAGTACACAGAGATTACCTGGTGACTTTAGACTACATCCCTGGGTCATTTACATCGCGACACGCCACAATACTCTTGG ATGTTGGCACGGAGGCCAAGACAAAACAGTTTGCACTGAAGCCAATACGTGACCGACATATGCTTCGCTATGAGTCGGATTCCCGTAGATTCAACATACAAGGGATACTGAGAGAGGTCATTACAACGAACTTTGTCATCAAGAACTTGGCAG ATGTCAAATCAAGGTACATTCGCTTATTCTGTGGAGTTATGAAAGACATTGCTGATAAGATGGGCACATCAGAATACACAAAAGCTATAGCAGAATTTTCGATGGAGCAACCAAATCTTCGAAAGCTGTTATGGGAGGTTGACGATACAAAACAAGACACTTATCACTTCTTTATAGAAATAGCTTCGTCGTGCACGGAACTCATCGAGAAATATATGGCAG ACCAGAGCGATGCCTTTTATGGAGGCTGTCTGGAACTAGCAGACAAATACGGAAAGGACAAAGACAAGGTTTCCGTTTACATTGCTGTTGGAAGTGTTGAAACACTTACTAAA gGAAACTTACAAGTTGGCGAGAAAAACTTCTTGAAAGCGCTACGTGTTCTCAAAAAGTATGAGGACAAACATCAAATGGCCGTTGTGTACAAGAAGTTGGGATGGATTGCTTTTAAACAGGGGTTTTGCGCTCGAGCTGTAGA GCTGTGCCAGAAGTCGCTCGGTATTTTCCAGCTAGGTAGAGATGAATACGAGCTCATTACCTTGGAAAACCTAAGCATCATGGCGTCAGCATGGACTGTTTTAG GCGAGTTCGACTTAGCAGAGAAATACCACAATTGTTGCCTAAAGCGACGCGAACGACGGTTCGGTAAAACAAGCGCAGCCGTTGGGAAATCATTGAACAATATAGGAATTCTTTTCGAGAAAAAAGGAAACCACCAGAAAGCTTACACACTCTTTATGAAAGGGTTAAACATGAAACGAATTGGTCAGACTGAGACATTATCTATTGTATACTCTCTCAGTAATGTTGCAAATTGCTTAATCAATATAGGGAGATCTGATGAAGCCCACGAACACATCGATGAAGCCATTGATATCCTTAATAAGGAAAGAGTGCCAATGCTGGACGGCTTGTCGTTGGTCCGGCATACAAAAGGCAAAATATATGCGAAAGAAAACAGATTCAAAGAGGCATACAGTGCTTTTTCTGAATCGATAAACATTTCGCGAACGTCAGAACTTAAAGGTTTTGTGTGGATGGAACGATTATTAGATCTTGCAAGATTACAACAGAGAAGAAAACAGTATAAAGCTTGCATAAAAACCCTGGCAGAAGCATTGAGTTTTCAAGAGGAAATAACTAAGTGTATGGAGCATTCCTTTGACATCATCAATTGCTTAAAATGTTTGGCTGAAGTTTGCAAAGAAACCAAAGATAAATCTAAgtatattcaaacattatacTCGATGGAAAAAGAGTGTATTAGATTAGAGCAAGTATGTAAAAAGTATGGAAACAAAGTTTGGACAGACGAGGTGCAACGGGAGTTGAACAACACCCAAGCAGAATTAAAACAGCTTGATAAACTTGCTAAAACATATACGAATAAATAA